The Candidatus Rubidus massiliensis DNA segment TAACGAGGGCCGCCCTGGCTGATTAATTTATCCCAGTAATTTTTCATTCCATCCGATAAATAGGGGCGAATGCTAGAGAAATTCGGTTTGCGATCAGGATATTCGGTATCGATAAAGGCAATAGTATTGTTGTAGGTAAAGTGAACATTATCGGGTCTATAACTAGATCCGTTACCGTGACTAATGATTAGATACAATTCATCAAGATGTTTTTTTGTAATTTTTTTGCGCCAATTATTATAGTTTTCTTTTGAGGGGATAAGTTGCATATCGGTAACTAAGAGCACGCAGATTTGCCTTTTGTAATAAGAGCTATGAGGAGGGGACGGGTGTGCTGGCAAAGGATATATCCATTTTTTTGCCACTACAAAATGTTTTATATTATATTTATTTATAACATTCTTTATTCTTCTAGCGCCATAGCATCTTTTGACAAACCATTCCCATCCAGGGGTTCCTTTTTTTATCCGTAATTCATTATCTGTGTATACTTTTAAGAGATATCCAGCTAATTGTGGGTGGCTTACAACTTTAATAAAGCTGCGAGGTTGTGAATGTAATATTTTAAAACCTGCATTTATAAGATGTTGTTTGTCTTGGGTTGCGCGACTTGATGAGAACAAAGCATCAAGGATGGGCGCTGTTGGGTGATCTTCTGGCAAGATATAGGGAGCGATTACCCTTTTTATTGGGTTGCTAATGTAAGGGTTTTTCTCTAGATTACTAGTGACAGATGATGCTAAAAGAAATGGGCTTTCGTTAGAATCTTCATCATTTAATTCAGTTTTCCAGGCTGAAAGGATTTTTTTGTAAGATGTTTTAAAATCATGTTTACTTTTGGTATGCCTTGCTTGTAAAAATGCTTGATAAGCCTCATGAATTTGTGAAGAATTACTCCCTTTGCTAAAAACGGTAGACCAAAGATTTAGTAAATTATCATCACTAAACTCTATGTCAGATTCATTACAAACAGTCTCAGAATAATGACATAATGACGCTAAAGCGTTGATCGATTCTAAACTTATTAATGAAGATAAATTCAGCAAAAAAACATAAAGGAAAATTATATTACATTTTTTTAGCATTTTTAATTCCTAAGTTCATTTTTTCTCATATATAAATAATTTCGAATATAATTATAGCTAAAAAATATCCTTACCAATTTCGGTATAGCAATTGCATTGTTTCTGAAAAGATGGTGCTTTATAAAAAAAAATAAGGTATATTTTTAAAAGGAAACTTTTTTAGTCTGTACGAAGTTTTGCATATTGATAAAGGTCAACATTTTTACCTTTATGAAAAAAAGCGCCTCTTGCTATTCCCTCAAAGGAATAACCACACTTTTCAGCAACTTTTCTCGAAGCTAAATTTTCTTCAAACAATCTAATCTCTAAACGGTTAATTTTTTTTGAATCAAAGATATATTGTGAAAACAATTGAAGAGATTCACTCATGTATCCTTTAGAACGATCCGGTTCGTCCCAAACTATGTAGCCTATTTCTAGGGCATCAAAATAAGAAATAGATTGAAAATACCAAATACTTCCAACTATTTTTTCGATTGGATTCACTATAAGAAGACGACCATAGGTGTCAGACCAGAATCCTGTTTCAGAAAATTGTTTTTTAAAAAGAGATTCAGAGGTGACTGTTAATGGAAAATAATCACCTCTATTTGAAAGATTAGCATGACGCTCGTACAGTTCTTCAAGATCTTTTTGACGAACCCATTTTAATTGAACGTTTTTGCCTATAAGCATTATTTTAAGACTTTTTTGGTTTAGCTTTTTTTTTGGGAGTCGTGGTTTTCTTTTTAGGTTTAGCAACTTTTGTTTTACTGGAAGTTGTCTTTTTCTTTGTTTTTTTCTTTTTTACATCATCATCATCGTCGTCATCTTCGTCATCATCATCTTCATCAAAATTAATCGTTTTACCTTCTTCATCTACCCAACCCTTAGAAAGTTGTCTAATGGAGGCAAGCTTTTGGTTTAAATTATCTAATTGAGAATCTGAATCACCCAATTTTCTTTTCAAACGATCGCTATCATCTGAGTCGAATTTTGTTGAGAATGTTAAAGAAGAAGCGCTTGTGATATCTGGAGTAAATAAAAAAGGTCGAAGTGAAGCTGGAACTGTTGTATAAATGTCATTTGTGACTTGTAATTCAATTTCTTGTTTAACAGCTTGTTTGGGAGGTCTTCCTCTTTTAGGACGGGGATTTAAGGCTTCGTTAGAATAATAAGTTTTAGCCTTTGCTGATAGAGCTTTTCTAGCAGTTTGTATATCTTTAGATACTTTTGTTTCAAATAAGTTTTGCTTAACTTTTTCTAAAGTACTTCTTGGAAGATCAAGATCTTCTTCAAACACAAAATGAAAATGGTTTTGCCTTAACCATTCAATAATTCTTATGCGCGATCTTTCTTGGTAATAAAGTTGCCATTTTTCAAGTTCTGCATGATGGTCATTGATAAATTCTAAAAAGTTTTCCCTAGCTTCTTTTGATTGAATAATGTCTAGTAACTTTTCTTTAGTATCGATATCGTAAACTTTTTCGTTAACAAAACCTTCCATGATTTTTTTGGTTTCATAAAAAGTTAGTTTAGGTAGTAAAGCATAACGATCTTTACTATTTTCGATCTCATTTTGTAAATCGTCTAATTCTTGTTGGGATTTATCTAAATCCACATAGATAATAAACCCTTCTTGCCGGTCAAGATAAAAATCGCGTTCATCATCTGATTTTGTAAAAGCTTCCATTAGACGATGTGAACGTAAAATCAAGGGATTTTGGGCTTCTAATTTTTTTGACATAATGATCCTTCAAGCACTCATATTCAAGTACATTAGTCTACTTAAAAAATAGGGATAGATTCAAGGGATATTTGGCCTGTCTTAATCAATTTTACTTTGCCTGATTGATAGAAAACACCATTTAGTTGATGAATTTGCAAAACTTCTTTGGATTTAAAAGAAATTTCAATAGGCTCACTTTTATTATAGATCTGCATAATAACATAAGCTGCCGCTGTAGCTCCCGTTCCGCAAGCTAACGTTTCTCCTTCAACGCCTCTTTCATAGGTACGTATAAAAACCTTTTCGTTCGAAATTGAAACAAAATTTACATTTGTTCCTCTTGGAGCAAAGTGCTTGTGATAGCGTAAGAGTGGTCCTAATGTGTCAATTGGAGCTTTGTCGATTTCATCTACAAAAAGAACGATATGAGGAACTCCTGTATCTAAGTAATGATAACAAAAAAAAATGTTGTCTATTTTTAACTGTTGATTGAGTTGTATAAGGCTTGGTTTTCCCATACTGGCGCAAACAAAATCATTTTCAATTCTTAAATTGTGAATTGTATAATTACTTTCAATTGAGCATTGAGAGTTTTGGGAAATATTTTTTTGAATGAAATCCATAAGACATCGAATTCCATTTCCACACATTTCAGCTTCTGAACCATCTTTATTAAATATCCTCATCTTATAGTCGGCAATAACCGATTTTTCTAAATAAATTAGCCCATCCACAAAATGATTTTCACAAATATTCGTGATCATTTTAGGGGGAAGAAGAGGGGTATCGCAATTATAGCGATCGAAAATTAGAAAGGAATTGCCGGTTCCAGAATAGTGAGAATAGTTATACATAATTTTAAAAGTGCAGAACCACTTTACTTTTGTGAATAAAGCAAAGTGGTTAAAATAATTTGTTTAAATGTGTGCGTAAGAATCGATAATTTTATCGATTAGTCCAAATTCTAAAGCTTCTTCAGCAGACATCCAAGTATCGCGATCAATCGCCCGATCTATGGTTTCATAATCTTTACCGGTCGCTTCCATGTAAGTATTTACGATTAGCCGACGAGTTTTTAAAATTTCTCTTGCGTGAATTTCTAAATCGGTTGCTTGCCCTCTAATCACACCCCCAATTAATGGTTGGTGGATCATTATTCTGGCATTTGGGGTGGCAAATCGTCTGCCTTTAGCAGCGCAAAGACTTAAAATTGAGCCCATAGAAGCCGCAAGGCCAGTTACTAACGTTGTGACTGGGGAAGTAATCATTTTTACTTGATCCCATATAGCAAATCCTGCAT contains these protein-coding regions:
- the dapF gene encoding Diaminopimelate epimerase, whose amino-acid sequence is MYNYSHYSGTGNSFLIFDRYNCDTPLLPPKMITNICENHFVDGLIYLEKSVIADYKMRIFNKDGSEAEMCGNGIRCLMDFIQKNISQNSQCSIESNYTIHNLRIENDFVCASMGKPSLIQLNQQLKIDNIFFCYHYLDTGVPHIVLFVDEIDKAPIDTLGPLLRYHKHFAPRGTNVNFVSISNEKVFIRTYERGVEGETLACGTGATAAAYVIMQIYNKSEPIEISFKSKEVLQIHQLNGVFYQSGKVKLIKTGQISLESIPIF
- a CDS encoding ribosomal-protein-L7/L12-serine acetyltransferase — protein: MLIGKNVQLKWVRQKDLEELYERHANLSNRGDYFPLTVTSESLFKKQFSETGFWSDTYGRLLIVNPIEKIVGSIWYFQSISYFDALEIGYIVWDEPDRSKGYMSESLQLFSQYIFDSKKINRLEIRLFEENLASRKVAEKCGYSFEGIARGAFFHKGKNVDLYQYAKLRTD
- the clpP1 gene encoding ATP-dependent Clp protease proteolytic subunit 1, which produces MPKQEKEGNAPNKIEEKIDSALLEMRRIFLSDAVDNESTSQIIRKLWYLELKDPGKPILFVINSPGGSIDAGFAIWDQVKMITSPVTTLVTGLAASMGSILSLCAAKGRRFATPNARIMIHQPLIGGVIRGQATDLEIHAREILKTRRLIVNTYMEATGKDYETIDRAIDRDTWMSAEEALEFGLIDKIIDSYAHI